One Microtus pennsylvanicus isolate mMicPen1 chromosome 3, mMicPen1.hap1, whole genome shotgun sequence DNA window includes the following coding sequences:
- the Ankrd49 gene encoding ankyrin repeat domain-containing protein 49, producing the protein MEKEKVRDDETPDPENSLDFSEQFNQLELLETHGHLIPTGTQSLWVGDSDEEEEQEEKHEEWYQLQEKKMEKDPSKLLLWAAEKNRLATVQRLLSEKATEVNTRDEDEYTPLHRAAYSGHLDIVRELVAQGADVHAVTVDGWTPLHSACKWNNTRVASFLLQHDADINAQTKGLLTPLHLAAGNRDSRDTLELLLMNRYIKPGLKNNSQETASDIARRTSVYHYLFKIVEDCTNSSPPS; encoded by the exons atggaaaaagaaaaagtaagggaTGATGAAACACCAGACCCAGAAAACTCTTTGGACTTTTCTGAACAGTTTAATCAGCTCGAACTGTTGGAAACCCATGGACACCTGATTCCCACTGGTACTCAGAGTCTCTGGGTAGGCGATTCtgatgaagaggaggagcaagaagaaaAACACGAAGAATGGTATCAattgcaagagaaaaaaatggaaaaagatccaAGCAAATTGCTTCTTTGGGCTGCTGAAAAAAATCgg cTTGCTACGGTGCAGAGGCTACTTTCTGAGAAGGCCACTGAAGTGAACACTAGGGATGAAGATGAGTACACCCCTCTTCACCGAGCAGCCTACAGTGGACACTTAGATATTGTTCGTGAGCTGGTGGCTCAGGGGGCAGATGTTCATGCAGTGACTGTGGATGGCTGGACACCACTACACAGTGCTTGTAAGTGGAATAACACCAGGGTGGCCTCCTTCTTACTTCAGCACGATGCAGACATCAATGCCCAAACAAAAGGCCTCTTGACCCCTTTACACCTTGCTGCTGGGAATAGAGACAGCAGGGACACCCTGGAACTCCTCCTGATGAATCGCTACATCAAACCAGGGCTGAAAAACAACTCACAAGAAACCGCTTCCGACATTGCCAGGAGGACAAGCGTCTATCACTACCTCTTTAAAATCGTGGAAGACTGTACCAACTCTTCACCTCCGTCTTAA